Within Dysgonomonas mossii, the genomic segment TAATGTAAATAATAGAATTTTCTTTGTTATCATAATGGTTACTTATTTATTTCAGTGCCAACTGCATATTGAAACTCTACAAATGAATTGTAGATGTTTTTTCGAGATAAAAGAACTATTTGTTTGTTGCTTTTATAAGATTCCATAAAATCGAGGTATTCGAGCATGCTGATATTTCTATTTAGGAAATTTTTTGTATATATACCAAGCATCTCATCCAACTCTGTTAACAAATCATTATTCTCTATTTCTTTATAAAATTTGTACGTGCGACTATAATTGGAGAAAGCCTCAGTTATTTCATGTTCAGCAATGTTTTGTAGCTGCAAAGCAATAAGTTTGTTTTGCTCAATATTTATTTTAGCAGCTTTAATATTCCCTTGATTCCTATTCAAAAAGGGTAAATCGAAACTAATCCCAAATCCTATAAAATCTTTCCATACGCCTCCATACCGATCATAAGAGGCACTTAGTGTTATATCCGGAATTCGTTGTGATTTTTCGTAGATCAATGATTTTTCATAAAACAAAGTTTGCTGTTGTTCACGTTTTATATCAGGACGTAACTCGTGCGCTTTTTCGAGTAAAGACACGAGTGAGACCTGATTGGGATCAATATAATTGAAGTTTGTGTTTTCTACTTTTATGATATAAAAAGGTGAGATATTAAGTAACGATTTCAGATTTTTTTGTTGTTCATTCAAAGCTGCTTCCGTCTCATTTATTTCATTTTTAAGTTCTATTAAGCCTGATTGAAGCCTAAGCAATTCATTTTTTGCGATATTGTTTAGTTCGGCTTGTCTTTTGTAGGCAGAAATAAGTAGCTCAAGAGACTCTTGTTGAACAGATAAAACATCTTTGTATGATTGAAGGTATTCTGTTTCGTAAATTAATTTCCGAAGCTCAGTTTTCAAACCTCTCAGTACATCTTCAAAATTTAAAACAGCAATTTCTCTTGAAACTTTTTGGCTGTTGATAAGCTTGTTTCGTTTATTGGCAGTTAAAATCAGTTGACTCAGTTCTATACTAAACTGTGTATTTCTGGGAAAGGTTTCAGCCCCAAGTTCTTCTCTTTGTTTGGCAGTGCTCCATAAATTCATCGAACCGATAGATAATTGTGGATTATCCCATAGTTTTGATTGTGCAATTTCTGCCTCGGCAAGAGTGATGTTCATCTTTTCGGCTAATAGCTGTAGGTTTTGTTTTAGGAACAAAGCCTCAATTTCCATAGGAGTATACTTGAGTACTTGAAACTCTTGTGCAAAGACCGGTAATCCGAAAAATGTCAATATAAGACAGGGCAGAGTTGATAGCAGTAACTTCCTCATCTTCAAAATCTAATTTTAGATGCAAAACTAGACTCTTGAAATTAGAAAGAGATTAAACCGAGATTAGAATAGGATTAGAAATTGATATCCCAGGTAATTGTAACAGTTGTCCCTTTATTTTCCATAGATGAGATACTAATATCAGCTCCTGAAAGTTTTAATATTTTATGTGCAAGAGATAAGCCTATTCCAGCCCCCTTATATGAATGTGTATTTTGTGCTCGGTAAAAGGTGTCGAATATTTTATCTTTTTCTTTTGCAGGTATGCCAATACCTTTATCCGAG encodes:
- a CDS encoding TolC family protein produces the protein MRKLLLSTLPCLILTFFGLPVFAQEFQVLKYTPMEIEALFLKQNLQLLAEKMNITLAEAEIAQSKLWDNPQLSIGSMNLWSTAKQREELGAETFPRNTQFSIELSQLILTANKRNKLINSQKVSREIAVLNFEDVLRGLKTELRKLIYETEYLQSYKDVLSVQQESLELLISAYKRQAELNNIAKNELLRLQSGLIELKNEINETEAALNEQQKNLKSLLNISPFYIIKVENTNFNYIDPNQVSLVSLLEKAHELRPDIKREQQQTLFYEKSLIYEKSQRIPDITLSASYDRYGGVWKDFIGFGISFDLPFLNRNQGNIKAAKINIEQNKLIALQLQNIAEHEITEAFSNYSRTYKFYKEIENNDLLTELDEMLGIYTKNFLNRNISMLEYLDFMESYKSNKQIVLLSRKNIYNSFVEFQYAVGTEINK